AGGACGTCGCGCCAGTGGTACCTGAAGACCTCCACGATCGGCAGGGACGTCGAGGGCTTGGCGTTGGCGACCGCCTGCTGGAAGACCGGCGACTCGCTGATGGAGAGCCGGATCCACATGCCGACCAGCACCAGTACGCCGGACAGCAGGAACGGGATCCGCCAGCCCCAGCTCACGAACGCCTCCTCCGTCTGGACCGCGGCCAGCACGGCCAGCACGGCGGTGGCCAGCAGGTTGCCGCCGGGGGCGCCCGCCTGCGGCCAGGAGGCCCAGAAGCCGCGGCGCGCGGCGTCGCCGTGCTCGGAGACGATCAGCACCGCGCCGCCCCACTCGCCGCCGAGGGCGAAGCCCTGGACGAGCCGGAGCAGGGTCAGCAGCAGCGGTGCCGCCATCCCGATCGCCGCGTGGGTCGGCAGGCAGCCGATCAGGAAGGTAGCCCCGCCCATCAGCAGCAGACTGACCACCAGCAGCTTCTTGCGGCCGATCCGGTCGCCGAAGTGCCCGAAGACCAGCGCGCCCAGCGGGCGGGCCACGAAGCCCACCGCGTAGGTCAGGAACGCCAGCAGGGTGCCCGTCAGCGGCTCCGACTCGGGGAAGAACAGCTGCGGGAAGACCAGTGCGGCGGCGGAACCGTACAGGAAGAAGTCATACCACTCGATCGTGGTGCCGATCAGACTGGCACCGACGATCTTTCCGATGGGGGTACGGGTTTTCTCTGCCATCTCACTCACCAGGGGGAGTCGC
This region of Streptosporangium sp. NBC_01495 genomic DNA includes:
- a CDS encoding MFS transporter, which encodes MAEKTRTPIGKIVGASLIGTTIEWYDFFLYGSAAALVFPQLFFPESEPLTGTLLAFLTYAVGFVARPLGALVFGHFGDRIGRKKLLVVSLLLMGGATFLIGCLPTHAAIGMAAPLLLTLLRLVQGFALGGEWGGAVLIVSEHGDAARRGFWASWPQAGAPGGNLLATAVLAVLAAVQTEEAFVSWGWRIPFLLSGVLVLVGMWIRLSISESPVFQQAVANAKPSTSLPIVEVFRYHWRDVLIAIGARFAENVSYYVITAFVLVYATAQAGLAKPVVLNAVLIGSAIHFVSIPMWGALSDRLGRRPVYLLGAAGVGLWSFAFFPLIDTKNFAAVTLAVTVGLILHGAMYGPQAAFFSELFATRMRYSGVSIGSQLASIVAGALAPLIAVALLDTYKSSFPIMLYVAGAAVLTLITVYLSRETRGRDLVTIGTRDEAPTTR